The Corythoichthys intestinalis isolate RoL2023-P3 chromosome 2, ASM3026506v1, whole genome shotgun sequence DNA segment TTTTTCAAATagcaaaaaacataataaaaaaaagccttttatttcatgttttgatggctgaccattgccatccattttttctgTTGCTCTTGTTCTTTGGGGAGTccatgctgcacaaccaaccatcacaggccactgatctataaaatgttaggtgtaaacaatgaatcatgacaccaatttcaccaattgttgaataaaaatttttttctttatcaaagggtaataagttgttgttgttatacATTACATcatgttacagaaaataatactattttcttgtcttgtaatcatttgtgttgcttgggtccaaactaaatgaaaaattcCTCTAAAAAGGTACAGGTTTGGTTTTactaaaattagaggctatattcaaaatttgaGTTCAGCGGGAAATATTAAACAtaatttctttgtgtttcaggtcaatctaagtctataaaataggaaaatgtacacacacatataaatatatataagcattagaaagtacaacagtaaagaaaagtggaaaatagatTTTTAAAGTTGTGACCTCCAACATTTTGGGAAACAAGTGTTTTTATACGTCAATGCGACGAAACAAACTAGGATGTGCCATTTAGAACTTGGGAACAAACTATGTTATACATGGTGTTATctttaatatattaccacaAGTAGGTAAATCAGGGAAATCTAGATATTCTCTGGAAAGGCCGTATTATTGTTGTGAgaaaagaaaaacctaaatcatcttgcatttcaatgtaaaagtcgaTTTCTCGTGCAAATGCTAAAACGAACATGAAACTTTCACCCCACATGGGAAAGTTCCCTTCTGCGTAacagtttacatagttttcagttgtcgccttacccctccaaatgtaaaagcATTTAAATATATGTTATAATGTAATGACATAATTAAACTAGTAACTTAGATAcgcgatttgatccattttcccaAAAATGTCGCAATTACTGTACCGCTGTCAGTTACATTGAAAACCACTACAGCGCTGTTTGTGCTTGGAACTACCCACACCCTGCAGGACCCACGTGACATCAAAAGGCGCTTTCGCACTGTTGTAACTATACGCAGTTCCTCGACCCTTTTGGGGGTGGATGACGTCATTTTGTTTGTTCGGATATGTAGGAACCTAGGACGCGGACTTCGTCTTCCGAGCTACATTTTAGCGCCGACTCTGAAGTGAGTACTTTCCGCGGGGCCGCAGGAACGATATTACGTAGCTCTTTGGTGATTCGCTGAAATCAGCGGCAAACACGCCCCTTACTTTTCACGCATCACGTGAACACTTACATCCTTAGTAAACACGtcaaatacattgttttacACTTACCCGTAGCCTCCTTTGTCTTCTACTGTCGTCTGCTACCCTTTCCGTCTCCATGAAACGAAGAAACATTGCTTGCCTTTGGCTCTGTTGTCTTTTAATGTGCGGTACCGGTCTCGTCGTTAGACGCTGGGATTGCTCGCTGATGGAAACGATTCCCTTCAAACATGAAAGAATTGCTGCGGTGTCTTCAACGGTCTCCATTTCGTTGTCTTCCGTTTAGCTTATGCGCCGCTGCGGAGTGTGGCGACTGGCGAGTAAGTAATGCGTCACTGGCGCAGACTAAAACGTCACAGCAGGTCGTATTGGGCGTAGTACCCCATGTGCGAACACGACTGCTTCGCGAAGGGTAGCTCCTCGAACTACAGGAGGGCGGGATAGTTAAAGGAGCCAAGTACTCGAATTCCTACAGTGCGAAAGCGCCTAAAGAGTGTCGTGACTCTCTATACGGCTCTGGTCCCAAGCAATGGCTGATTAGGCCACCCTGGAAAAAACCCACAGAGGTGGTCAAAATAGccaaagtgcttttgaattatcAAATTGTCCTACACgcctttcttttttaaatgcaacaaCAACACTTGCATTGTGCtggaatgtggcccaaacagagGCGAACACACCAGTGTTGAACTGTTCACGACATAGTTCTAGTCAAGCCACATTTATTTATGgggttttacacatttttttaccCCTCTTAAACTCCACCCCCAACGACAGAAAATAAcggcccaaatgtgtacattgtttccAAAATgctttagaactgcaatttgagtgtaaagcagGAATTTTGCCTGTAGTTTAGAAGAACTGGATTAGCGGGACGGGATGGGGGCCATTGAGTCAGAAGCTGATACAAGAAAATGTGTGCAAACTTTTGAGGAAAATGGTAAAAGACTGAATTTGTGTCGTAAGAAGGGGGACGGGACCAGCCCTGAACAGTTGCTTTGaacacactgaaacaatgactgtTGAATTATCTGTCCTAAATTAATAAGGTGGCATTTACTATATAGGAATTATTAGTCTTTATtatcacagtggtacctcaacatatcaCTTTGACACAAGATCtgtttgacatccgacgtaaaatttaaaTAAGTTTAGCTTAGTgtagatatactgtaatttgttTGGTTTCGTCACCAATGGGGGTCTAGACTAATTCTTAACTTCGGCTTTTTGACAATGAGAGTCAAATTTCAGATCGCCAAGATGGGGGGCTCAAAAGGTCCCTTGCTTTGTTCTTGGTAAGGACACAAACAAAACTGGCTATGCTTAATGGTTAATGTATCAGGataaaatttgcatttgtgctCGAACTcccatgttgtttttgttttgtctctGAAGACTCATTAATTCATTGCGGATTGACTAATTTCCGACTTGAGTAATTCATCCAATTATCCAACAGATAGCAGTGTTATGTTGCATCTTGTTTAAGTACTGGGCGGTTGTAGTTCTTTTAAACTTGTTCATCAATCTAGGCTTGTGTGACCATTTGCTGATCCAAAATTACTACTAAACgttgctgattttttttccccctcacatTTGATTCCAATTGGTGACAATGCACAAATGAGCTGTAAACTTTACCTTCTAAGTCTAGTTGCAATGCAGCATTTAGGGACTATGTTGGTTGGAAGGTAAGAATTTTATTTCCTCCTGCTGTGGTTAATTCTCAAGTTGATGGAAAGTGCAGACAATTGGTTGATTGGTCACAGCTGTGTGCCACACAGCCAGCAGCCATTTTGTGGGGTTTGAGTTGAAAGCAAAATACCACTTTTATATTTTCGCATTTTTCACAGCTTCTCAGTACTATAAAGAATTAAGACTTAAATTCTTGGCAAACCTGAAAACTTGGTGGATCACGTTCTACCCTACTATTAATGTGATGTCGTATACAACATTAAAAGGTATTTGTATGAAACACTTGATTGTATGtctgaaattttttttgtgtttgcagGGAATGAAGAAAATGACAATGGTAATGTTTTTGCTTCATAAACAATTTGTTTATGGGTGGTGGTATTAATCTTGAAATGGGTTTCAGAAACGAACAATTGGAGAGACGATGGAGAGAAAGGATCATTTAGAGGAAGAGGcggcagaggtaagccattttttacATGGGGAAAATGCCCATACTTCACATTATACATATTCTAATCTTGTTGTCCTTATGCGTGTTCAATCAGGTCGTGGCTTTGGTGGAACTAATCGGAGAACATTCAACGGTGCTCCTTGTTATCAGTGTCCCTTAATTTAACACAATATTCTCCCGATTTAATTAAGATGTCCTTCATTGTACAGGGGAAAATGATTCATCCGAGAAAAATGGTAGGTTGAACAATTGAAATTGTACATTAAAATTAGAaaaagagaggaaaaaaagtgtCAAAGACAGAAACTGATTGTGTGCCTGAAATATTGTACTTAACCACGGCAAATACACATGTATACATTTAAATACCGCATTATTCATGTATGCTTGGTGCGGCTCAGTGAGGAAGTGGTAAGCAGTCTAGACAGCCTTTTAATGAATGCTCAGTGCTCCAGATATTAGTGTGTGTAGAAGACCGAAGAGGGCAGGTACTTAACATAAggcattgtgtcacatcacattgtgACCAATTTCAAAAACCTACCATATTACGATTCCAAATGCaataccataaaaaaaaaaaatacacagaaaACATCAACCAGGACACATCTTAtatggaaacaaacaaacaaaaagacttTAGTACCTCTTTAAAATGTCTTATTGTTAAGAAATGTAGTCTGGAATTTTCTCCCAATTATCACTTTTCATCTTGGCTGCCCCCTAATTGAAGTAATGGATGGCTACAATAAAGTTTTAACATTTTCTACCTTATTTTTCTTTACTATAGAATACTTGAGTAAATTATTAAAAGGCCCAACCCTAATAAATGGTATAAGTGAATCTTTGTCACCCACTAGGCCTGACCAACTGCCAGGTTTATGCTATTTTTGATTGTAATCTACTTGTTaatttaaatatactgtatatgtatatatttgaaTAGACTTCAGAGGGGAACGAAGAGGCAGAGGTGGCCGCCGTGATGGTAATACTGAATTTCTGAAGTATGTTCAATTCTAATTGTGGATTAACTCTGGGACACTCCTTCATGAAGGTGATGACAGAGGCAGCTTTGGAGGAGGTAAATGACaattcctgtttaaaaatgctATACGATATAATAATTTGTCCGAGTGTTGTATATTTGTGCAGGATATCGTGGACAGAATGAAGAGATTTTCACCCAAGGTTGTAGTGTTTTTAAGATTTTAAAATGTGCCACAAATGTGATATTTGACTTTACATGTTTCCCCCCACTACAGTAGATGCTAAAGACTCAGGGCCAGATAACCCAGATGGTGATGCCCGTAAGTTAAAATATGGAGGTCATATTTTGTTTAGGAGATACCAATATGATGGAGGTTGTAACGCAAGTTTGCACTTTGACCCGCAGGACCAAAAGTCACCTATGTTCCTCCAGCCCTCCCTGAAGATGAGGATTCTGTGTTTATGCACTATCAGCAGGGCATTAATTTTGATAAGTATGATGAAATCACTGTGGATGTTAGTGGAACCAACCCACCACCTGGCATAATGgtataaaataatatgaatttcttATAAAAAGGCAGTTATAATCTACTGTTTAATCTGTCCCCTTGTTCCTATCCTCCAGTCTTTTGAAGAGGCAGCCTTGTGTGCATCCCTGCAAACAAACATCAGCAAATCTGGTTATTCAAAGCCCACCCCAGTTCAAAAACATGGCATACCAATCGTCTCTGCTGGTCGAGATCTTATGGCCTGTGCCCAGACTGGATCTGGAAAAACTGTAAGAAATTGTAGAAGTTATCGTCATGTATGATTTGAGTTTGTGCAACCCATTGTGGTGCTTGTGTCCCTCTAGGCTGCATTCCTGCTGCCAATTCTGCAGCAGCTAATGGCTGATGGTGTGGCTGCCAGCAGCTTCTGCGAGCAGCAGGAACCAGAAGCTATCATTGTTGCCCCTACCAGAGAGCTCATCAACCAGATTTTCCTTGAAGCAAGGAAATTCAGCTACGGGTATGCATTTCACACTCAACCTGTGCCATTATAGTTTGAATTTGTCATCTTAGTTTGGTCTCTGGTCTCACCAGTCATAAAGGCaaaacaattttatttgtatagcacaaggtaattcaaagtgctttacatctcaTGAAAATCAGCAAAACACAAGAAATAGGaataaaagaacaaaaacaagtcacattaaaatcagtaagacagttaaaaacaaaaacaaggaaTGGAAAAGACATGGCTAGAATACAGGGCACCTAGTCATACAATTGGGTAGCTGAACAATAAGGTCAGTTATGAATACAGTGTAGTAAACAAGTGTTTTTGTCCTGATTTaacggagctaacagtttgagcatacctgAGACATTAAGGTAATTTattctagagctgaaacaaatactcgagtaacttgagtttaaaaattgatctgAGTAATTGTATTCGCCTCGAGGAATTgttaaattttgccagctctaagcattacgttttgcctggactatTAATGCGGGACAGtgtgctgaagtcacgtctgtagaggaagaagcaattatacCTGATTGCagtcgacagccgctacaaactatgccaacGTTGCTACTAACaatgcccgcatgatgctacggtggtagcaggtagcgtctgatgtgtctcatagatatcacatgtatatggaactagatgcgaaatgacaagacTCAAGAGAGTCTGGCTACAGCCCacctctctcagtaccctgcgccgctcgtctcagtacccatcccgcagacaggaaatgacgcaaTATCGCAGCTATCAGTCTCCTCAGACCGGAAATGAAAACATAAAGCAGCGCTCGAGCTCCAAGCTTCTGGTTTTATCGTTGTAATAGTTAGCGTCCATTCGAACGTaaatactagtttacttttcgcacgtcttttattttcggtttcagcatcactcattatttaaataatattttatttccaTACTCCTTAAATTGATTCGGTGAAATTGGGAGATTAACTCTTTAAGCATGCGTAGTCAGTTTGTTAAGGCCTGCTGATAttaccaaaatgaaaaacacggttacagtacatcaaaattaaaatacacattACTGCAATAAAGGTTTAATTAGTGACTGAAAGATCGCCTGTGACCTATCACAGCGTGTACTTTAGTTTGTCAATTGTAAAATTTACTCCAATTGAGAATTATTAGAAATTGCTGTCAtccttacatttttatgaacgAACACATTAATATAGCTTAATTACAATATAATGTAACAAAAAAGTAATATTCTCTCTAGGGTTGACACATTTCCGGTCTGAGAAGACTGAGAGCTGCGGTATTGCGTCATTGCCTGTCTGCGGGATTGGTACTGAgacgagcggcgcagggtactgggagaggcgggctgcagccagactccttTCAGACTCgcgggcattagtaaacagccgccatcttaaagcagtacacttctcagcgttAATAAGAttgttactgtaccttgctaacgtaacatTAGCCCTGTGGAGGGTTTCTATCAATTGTGATATctgttgatgcgtggctaacatgtcttacctacaggctttatttaatctgtaaaataacagcactgtagagtgatgactgtgtaaaataaaaaaaagataaagcTGTCAATTTAACTCagcagtcattgctggataaaacaccaagtaacactggtgcctaatgtgctccaatacagcaggtatcatatatttattttgaacactgcaaaaacctccaaatcctatcaggatttacaatttagactaactttaaacttaactagaacttaagaaTAGCTGGactcaaatggaaattcaattgaaacacatgggaaaaacaccgAAGTCTTTAGTGAAGTGTGTAAACGTAattatttttaggtaagaaatgtttttttttttctctctctcagaTCTAGAAGTCTTTTGAGTGAAagccgtgattttttttttttttttccgagtcacatctgagatgcaattgttggctgttttcaacaatgtgcaTCGAAAATACAAATGATTGTCTGAAAATGGtttaatattaggtgaaatgtcttttctcatatatatttataattgcctcaattacctcaaaaaaaagttttatccgattaatcgatagaattttcagtcgaatattcgatagctgcaaccctaatTTATTGTAAAGGTAAGGCGTATAACTGGTTAAAATTAGTGTTGCTATTCATAGGTTCTTTTTATCGAGTTGAGGTACctaatttcccaacacagaactAAACAAAAATTGGAAACACCAATCGCCTGTCTAGTGTAATTGcattgcattttgttttgtattcacAGCGGTGCCCCCCACCATCTTCTTACAGCCTCTTCCCAAATGGaaatattgctttaaaattataCACACAAAGAACAacactgaattttttttcattattttttttctaatttattgAATACACTAAGACACCTTTGGCAGTAGTTACAGCATTGTTTTTGTGAAAATGATTTTTATATGGTGTTTATATGGTGACGGTCCGAGAAGACGAACAATTtcatctatagaccctacccaccgacgtcacaaaaccacgtgctcgctgtatggttccgcccacttgtccgtcattttgtctctgtattagcattggtttcaattgatcgaggaatttaaaatgcatttcttggaagacccggtgctttctgatgccgtaaactcactggatgtgttgcataaaaggcgttatgtggaaaagcttcgttctatacagtcgccagatgcccaaatcgatgtttttcgacccactgtcttcgccctgtctgcctgacatctgctacgctgatatttacaattgtccacacaaaatcagcctattctcacgaaaatttgaaaaacttcaagagcttggaggcttataaatacttcgttgctggttgggtgaaacaggtcctcgtccacgaaaattcggcagaattagggctgcagctatcgaatattttagtaatcgagtaatcgactgaaaattctatcgattaatcgagtaatcggataaaacaaatatatttttaggtgaagagcaattataaatatacatgagaaaacaagacatttcatctaattttgaaccattttcagtcaatcaatgtctttattttcgatgtatattgttgaaaacagccaacaattgcatctcagatgtaactagaataaaaaaaataaaaaaaaaaaaaaaaaaaaaaaaaaaaaaagaaaaaaagactaattcactgctttcactcaaaaaactttagatcttattacaaaaaaatatatatatatcttacctaaaaatgccgttacgcttgataacacacatcacttaaaagtttggatttttttcccacgtctttcaattgaatttctctttgtgtcaagccatttttaagttctagttaagttttaagttagtctaaactgtaagtcctgataggatttagagtttttgcagtgttcaaaataaatgtatgatacaggctgtattggagcacattagcaccagtgctacttggtgttttatccagcaatgactactgagctaaaattgatagttagcatgattaagtttttattttacaccctcatcactccacaatgctatgttatgttaaagcctgtatgtaagacacgttagccaagcatcgacagtggtcataattaatagaaacctagccctccgcagggctaacgtgacTTCAGAACaggaacgttaatcttatttattagcgcttagcgctctttattagcgcttagcgctctttattagcgcttagcgctctactgctttaagatggcggctgtttactaaagctgcccagacgcggccgagtctgtcatttagcatctagttcaacatacatgtgatctctatgagacgcatgagacgctacctgtaccaacgtagcatcgtatgggctagtatttagcaacgtcggcgttgtttgtggcggctgtcggctgcagtaagtttttttttttcccccttcttcctctccgcacgtgacagcgcgttgtcccgcattaaaagtagtccgagcaaaacgtgatgctgagagctgtcaaaataaacgattactcgaggtgaataaaattactcggatcagtttttaaactcgagttactcgagttgctcgagtactcgtttcagctctactatcttgtgcttggaaaggtgagttacgaaattttcaattcaaaatcttttgttattgctcacatccactgtcaagtctaatgtatttcatgtcgtttgtcaatggagttaaggcttttaatgtttatatggtttagcgatagcactctcactacatacatacgtgtatgttgtcggcgattagcctagcaatgatcttaattgtggttatttgtcagcccaaaaccctctaagtatatcttaaatgcatcttaccggatataaaatgactactacatagtctgtggtgatttttttggtgcccggttttcacgtcgaattgcagccgtccatttcgctctcctctttggatccctcggtaaaacttcaagtctctccttccatcttctctgttagtgcaaccaacagccacacacgccttcaccattttgattattaatgttaaggagcagaaaaacatgccgtaaataggaggaatgtacgtagccgtaacaggttaacactatgttttgacggacaattgggcggtaccattcaggagagccgagttgtgacgtcacgtgggtagggtctatatggtaCCGTCTCCATTCaaccaatgtcgcaattccacatcaaaacaatgtagtattcatgccaggccctagggggcagtgcagatttacaaggcgacacagcgaatgatgcactttgaccccaagaacctcctcagcccggaaggcaACATGCCCGcctactccaagcaatggcatttttcttttgttacaaaaagcacaaaaatggaaacattcaacatatttaagtaaaaaatattatgaaaacagtaaattaatgctgccgttccgccatatttgctgtatttaatgtttaatagcaccgctgcgcacgcccaacgtggcgtgtacgagtgctgacgttatcggtgcAGGTCCCGCACtgcgggagcttttgatatgcatgcggagcaagcccccgtCAAGCCCCTGCAatcaaattcttccactttggaggccggattccaaggtttgcgtctttgcgTTCCGTCGTCGCCGACATCATACGAACGCGAGGCcagtccgcaacacagtcattgcgtcttggtgtcgcagtcgccatgtaaactgccccttagttcTGGGTTCTTGCATGGGCCACACGAGGGCAAACATCGAGTTCTCATGAATCTACGACTTCGTTGTCTTGGCTGAGTGCTTTAGTCATTGTCGTGTTATAATGTTAACGTCCACCCTCATCTAAGGTCCTGAGCATTCTGGTGCAGGGTTTTGAACCAGGTTGTCTTAATACGTTGTAGTTTTTATGCACGCAATTCTGGCTAATATAGTTCTTGCcactagaaaaaaaatctcatttgatgctgccaccaccatgcttaactgcgttgttttcgtcaacgataatgacgataaaaatattttcaatatatTCATAACGATGACTGGCCAAAAACATGTCCTGGGAGACGCAAACATTACGAGACTAATGCCAGTTGTCATCTGACAAGAACGAGACGAATATGCAATAAATCCCGTCGAATGCTGGATTCACATAACTTAATTGTCTCTCCTGTTGTAGGACATGTGTGCGCCCTGTGGTGGTATATGGTGGGGTAAACACTGGATTTCAGCTAAGAGAAATTTCCAAGGGCTGCAACATAGTGTGTGGAACACCAGGGAGattgctggatgtgattggaagAGGAAGGGTAAGCTAATGAAAAGTACTGTTTTGTCACTTAAAGCTAAAATTGGTGTTTGATTATTCCTTGCGGGTACCTCAGACAAGTTGTGACATTACGCTTGGCAGACACTGGGATGGATTGGTTATACAGGGTATTTCACATCTAACATGTACACACAGATTGGGCTCACTAAACTGCGGTACCTGGTTATGGATGAGGCTGACAAGATGTTGGATATGGGTTTTGAGCCTGATATGCGTCGCCTGGTTGGTTCGCCCGGCATGCCACCCAAAGAGAATCGCCAGACTCTGCTCTTTAGCGCTACTTTTCCGGAAGACATCCAGAGGTTTGTCTCCTTATATTAACCTTTTAAACGCCAGTCACAAAATTGTGACAAGCAACATTGCTGACTTCAACAAGCCAGAGCTTCAAATATGttgccttgtgaggataagcggttcagaagatggaTAGATGAATGAATGTAGTTACTAAAAGATGGCATGTCTGCCCTCTTTTGATACAAAGTAGTAACTCCATAGGGCACCGTTTTTGAAGCTCTAGCTTGTTAAGTCAACAATGTTGCATGTCACAATTTCTCAACTTTGGCGCTGAAAGGGTTTATGTGGTGTCGATCTTTTTCACTTTTAAGAAACTTACTGGTAAATTACCGCTTGCTTTTGTCGTTGTCCCTCCGATCAAACAAAGGGGATGCCCAGCAACCACCTCGATTTATTTGGAGTTCTGTGTCATTagacac contains these protein-coding regions:
- the ddx4 gene encoding probable ATP-dependent RNA helicase DDX4 isoform X1; the encoded protein is MDFHGQKFSTDGQHSNFSDRGGGRRGRGRGFRSSFSSGAPAMLCTVNAGNEENDNETNNWRDDGEKGSFRGRGGRGRGFGGTNRRTFNGENDSSEKNDFRGERRGRGGRRDGDDRGSFGGGYRGQNEEIFTQVDAKDSGPDNPDGDARPKVTYVPPALPEDEDSVFMHYQQGINFDKYDEITVDVSGTNPPPGIMSFEEAALCASLQTNISKSGYSKPTPVQKHGIPIVSAGRDLMACAQTGSGKTAAFLLPILQQLMADGVAASSFCEQQEPEAIIVAPTRELINQIFLEARKFSYGTCVRPVVVYGGVNTGFQLREISKGCNIVCGTPGRLLDVIGRGRIGLTKLRYLVMDEADKMLDMGFEPDMRRLVGSPGMPPKENRQTLLFSATFPEDIQRLAADFLKTDYLFLAVGVVGGACTDVQQTIVQVSKFSKREKLTELLGATGQERTLVFVETKRQADFIATFLCQENLPTTSIHGDREQREREQALSDFKSGKCPILVATSVAARGLDIPDVQHVVNFDLPKNIDEYVHRIGRTGRCGNVGKAVSFYDAEVDGHLARSLITILSKAQQEVPPWLEESAFSGGATSFNEFGSSDSRKFQRAGGESSPAPQASSAAADNDDDWE
- the ddx4 gene encoding probable ATP-dependent RNA helicase DDX4 isoform X3, whose product is MDFHGQKFSTDGQHSNFSDRGGGRRGRGRGFRSSFSSGNEENDNETNNWRDDGEKGSFRGRGGRGRGFGGTNRRTFNGENDSSEKNDFRGERRGRGGRRDGDDRGSFGGGYRGQNEEIFTQVDAKDSGPDNPDGDARPKVTYVPPALPEDEDSVFMHYQQGINFDKYDEITVDVSGTNPPPGIMSFEEAALCASLQTNISKSGYSKPTPVQKHGIPIVSAGRDLMACAQTGSGKTAAFLLPILQQLMADGVAASSFCEQQEPEAIIVAPTRELINQIFLEARKFSYGTCVRPVVVYGGVNTGFQLREISKGCNIVCGTPGRLLDVIGRGRIGLTKLRYLVMDEADKMLDMGFEPDMRRLVGSPGMPPKENRQTLLFSATFPEDIQRLAADFLKTDYLFLAVGVVGGACTDVQQTIVQVSKFSKREKLTELLGATGQERTLVFVETKRQADFIATFLCQENLPTTSIHGDREQREREQALSDFKSGKCPILVATSVAARGLDIPDVQHVVNFDLPKNIDEYVHRIGRTGRCGNVGKAVSFYDAEVDGHLARSLITILSKAQQEVPPWLEESAFSGGATSFNEFGSSDSRKFQRAGGESSPAPQASSAAADNDDDWE
- the ddx4 gene encoding probable ATP-dependent RNA helicase DDX4 isoform X2, whose translation is MDFHGQKFSTDGQHSNFSDRGGGRRGRGRGFRSSFSSGAPAMLCTVNAGNEENDNETNNWRDDGEKGSFRGRGGRGRGFGGTNRRTFNGENDSSEKNDFRGERRGRGGRRDGDDRGSFGGGYRGQNEEIFTQDAKDSGPDNPDGDARPKVTYVPPALPEDEDSVFMHYQQGINFDKYDEITVDVSGTNPPPGIMSFEEAALCASLQTNISKSGYSKPTPVQKHGIPIVSAGRDLMACAQTGSGKTAAFLLPILQQLMADGVAASSFCEQQEPEAIIVAPTRELINQIFLEARKFSYGTCVRPVVVYGGVNTGFQLREISKGCNIVCGTPGRLLDVIGRGRIGLTKLRYLVMDEADKMLDMGFEPDMRRLVGSPGMPPKENRQTLLFSATFPEDIQRLAADFLKTDYLFLAVGVVGGACTDVQQTIVQVSKFSKREKLTELLGATGQERTLVFVETKRQADFIATFLCQENLPTTSIHGDREQREREQALSDFKSGKCPILVATSVAARGLDIPDVQHVVNFDLPKNIDEYVHRIGRTGRCGNVGKAVSFYDAEVDGHLARSLITILSKAQQEVPPWLEESAFSGGATSFNEFGSSDSRKFQRAGGESSPAPQASSAAADNDDDWE